One window from the genome of Aricia agestis chromosome 6, ilAriAges1.1, whole genome shotgun sequence encodes:
- the LOC121727737 gene encoding uncharacterized protein LOC121727737 — protein sequence MAEENKSSLSKESAVSLFDAFDLLRSSTENAKVNGAAKIVAQLHGTEVQKDVTYALRRLIRSLGANVAEMRIGYFGTLVSLFNRLEEVSVKDILSIAHKELHANGSTKSEIGDVALGQILVCGAILRSKLIFKCDADEQKQIIQLLLSSGNKKSYLSVIAYNLLLDLSNRVNEEQFSAFIWPNIKQDFKKEIKELSLDSIYFLLVVGTKFPNTVKLRKLIGAPSLLHEDFIPDICEKLMSGIDLQTSGHPIYAQIGKDVATCPQLVSLWTKIDSYLVKHNRNRELAALNILNAILNNLQNGSALPTLLGDNLLKLLMDWFKGLQTASKIRNKKDDEDDHRIMVKKGKEVLVSLTKALKLPSVDNHIRVIVLKKLLLSPGEINFTEISGSSVIKTLIADLDIEGLKKMSKIFKKILLNTSQKSVKENVERKWYNNERVKAAELLSYIVCHEKVKDDIEFKISNMQLLMCLAFFKTGGDDHIAVSSELAGSIKTCFYRCFTTRFSNVNNLVTVLSSLSSFISKIMKKEQILEKLEKQFSKENMECWNVHLEICNKIEESNCNSKVDKVFLILLHQLGLFLFSEPTHVKISQSCIMELKSCYEHYKKGKKKQKNKKNDSISEEEPEWIEVVIEVLLSILSVDSSVLRSVVQCVFRLLCENLTPTCMEQIVSVLDPESESNPLTNDSNSDEESEDDSETKEIKPVENGNASDSNDEDDDNESDSEIEDDDEEMKTPDQLRLAVQKALGSAVVPDSDTESLDADMITEEEGQKLDEALAEAFRQFHQGKNQKSKKERKGKKALSDFRIRVLDLIEIYLEKDPQMDICLAMISPLTKALEFCLMDNQLTELQNKIRKTLKSFSKIKKFSATGDLSVETLANFLQSIIEKRERSQFLYQALGDVITSSATFIINCYQKIQAEESKSSKTKKKSPLLTVLKTAMDNFFTSRSCLLPIIFFHKILQIQWEGTYDLMEIIVDNIFNENVRHFRRNEGLELMMGYYRALCRNKPSTKNDIVQILNIEKMFLDKFTVAFTENRNTEVKKNFLVTLRKLINIIRSYHESSKVTTNLDFKSMTVTLSSVNTTSAKAQPQNHNNNNNQKKKNKKRKIVNGDSSPAKKVKNE from the exons ATGGCCGAGGAAAATAAATCGAGTTTGTCGAAGGAGTCGGCAGTCTCGTTATTTGATGCTTTTGATTTGCTGAGATCCTCTACCGAAAATGCTAAGGTTAACGGTGCGGCTAAAATTGTTGCACAATTACACGGAACCGag GTTCAAAAGGATGTCACTTATGCCTTGAGAAGATTGATACGAAGTTTAGGTGCTAATGTAGCAGAAATGCGTATTGGTTATTTTGGGACACTTGTCAGTCTATTTAATAGGCTAGAAGAGGTATCAGTAAAAGACATATTGAGTATAGCGCACAAGGAGTTGCATGCTAATGGCTCTACAAAAAGT gaAATTGGAGATGTTGCCCTTGGACAAATATTGGTTTGTGGTGCAATACTTCGatccaaattaatttttaagtgtGATGCTGAtgaacaaaaacaaataattcaACTTCTTCTATCATCCGGAAACAAAAAATCTTATCTAAGTGTGATAGCTTACAACTTGTTGTTAGACCTGTCTAACAGA GTAAATGAAGAACAGTTTTCTGCATTTATATGGCCAAATATAAAGCAAGATTTCAAAAAAGAGATAAAAGAACTAAGCTTAGATTCAATTTACTTTTTGTTAGTTGTTGGAACAAAATTTCCTAACACAGTAAAATTAAGAAAGCTTATTGGAGCACCCTCCTTGCTACATGAAGACTTTATACCTGATATATGTGAAAAGTTAATG TCTGGTATTGATTTACAAACATCTGGTCACCCTATATATGCACAGATTGGAAAAGATGTTGCGACATGTCCACAATTAGTTTCACTTTGGACTAAAATTGATAGTTATCTTGTAAAACATAACAGAAACAGAGAATTGGCtgctttaaacattttaaatgcaATTTTGAACAACCTGCAGAATGGTTCAGCATTGCCCACTTTGCTCGGGGATAACTTGTTGAAATTGCTTATGGATTGGTTCAAAGGCCTCCAAACTGCAAGTAAAATACGAAACAAGAAGGATGATGAAGATGATCATAGAATAATGGTCAAAAAGGGGAAAGAAGTTTTAGTGTCATTAACCAAAGCATTAAAATTGCCTTCGGTAGATAACCATATTAGAGTGATAGTGTTAAAGAAGCTTCTATTGTCACCAGGAGAAATTAACTTTACAGAGATTTCAGGTTCTAGTGTAATAAAAACTTTGATAGCCGATTTAGACATAGAGGGGTTGAAGAAAATgtctaaaatattcaaaaagatCCTACTGAACACATCACAAAAGTCTGTAAAGGAGAATGTTGAAAGAAAGTGGTATAACAATGAAAGAGTTAAAGCTGCAGAACTTCTGTCTTACATTGTTTGCCATGAAAAAGTCAAGGATgatattgaatttaaaatttctaaTATGCAGCTGTTGATGTGTTTAGCATTTTTCAAAACTGGTGGTGATGATCATATTGCAGTTAGCTCAGAATTGGCAG GATCCATAAAAACTTGTTTCTACAGATGTTTTACTACTCGCTTTTCAAATGTGAATAACTTAGTGACGGTTCTATCATCACTTAGTAGCTTTATATCCAAGATAATGAAAAAAGAGCAAATATTAGAAAAGTTAGAAAAACAATTTTCAAAGGAAAACATGGAGTGTTGGAATGTGCATTTAGAAATTTGCAATAAAATAGAAGAAAGCAATTGCAACAGTAAGGTAGATAAGGTCTTTTTGATTTTGCTTCATCAATTAggtctatttttattttctgaGCCCACTCATGTTAAAATATCTCAAAGTTGTATCATGGAATTAAAAAGTTGTTATGAACATTATAAAAAAGGAAAGAAgaaacagaaaaataaaaaaaatgatagtaTATCAGAGGAGGAGCCGGAGTGGATTGAGGTAGTTATAGAAGTTCTACTATCAATTCTTTCTGTGGATTCGAGTGTTCTTCGCTCTGTCGTTCAATGCGTGTTTCGACTTCTCTGTGAAAACTTAACACCGACATGTATGGAACAAATTGTATCAGTTCTGGATCCTGAGAGTGAATCTAATCCTCTCACAAATGATAGTAACAGTGATGAGGAATCAGAAGATGATTCAGAAACTAAAGAGATAAAACCAGTTGAAAATGGAAACGCTTCAGACTCAAATGATGAAGATGATGATAACGAAAGTGATTCTGAAATAGAAGATGATGACGAGGAAATGAAAACACCAGACCAGCTTCGTCTAGCTGTGCAAAAAGCATTAGGAAGTGCAGTAGTGCCAGATTCTGATACAGAAAGTTTGGATGCCGATATGATCACAGAGGAGGAAGGACAGAAATTAGATGAAGCTTTAGCAGAAGCGTTCAGGCAGTTTCATCAGGGAAAGAATCAAAAGTCAAAGAAGGAACGTAAAGGCAAGAAAGCATTGTCAGATTTCAGAATCAGAGTTTTAGATCTGATTGAAATTTATTTAGAAAAGGATCCACAAATGGATATATGTTTGGCTATGATTTCACCTCTGACTAAAGCACTTGAGTTTTGCCTAATGGATAATCAACTTACTgaacttcaaaataaaataaggaaaactctaaaaagtttttcaaaaatcaaaaagttTTCTGCAACTGGGGATTTATCTGTAGAAACCTTAGCAAATTTCCTCCAATCGATTATTGAAAAACGCGAGAGATCACAGTTCTTGTACCAAGCACTCGGAGACGTCATTACGAGCTCTGCCACGTTTATTATAAATTGCTATCAAAAAATTCAAGCTGAAGAATCAAAATCATCTAAAACTAAAAAGAAGTCTCCTCTTTTAACAGTTTTAAAGACTGCAATGGACAATTTCTTTACGAGTAGAAGTTGCTTACTGCCAATAATATTCTTCCATAAGATATTACAAATACAATGGGAAGGTACTTATGATCTTATGGAAATTATTGttgataatattttcaatgaGAATGTAAGACATTTCCGCCGTAATGAAGGGCTGGAGTTGATGATGGGCTACTATCGTGCACTTTGTAGGAATAAACCCAGTACCAAGAATGATATAgttcaaatattaaatatagaaaaaatgttTCTTGATAAATTTACCGTAGCATTTACTGAGAACAGGAATACAGAAGTAAAGAAGAATTTCTTAGTGACTCttagaaaattaattaatatcattAGATCCTACCACGAGAGTAGTAAAGTTACAACAAACCTAGATTTTAAGTCAATGACGGTAACATTGAGCTCAGTTAATACTACAAGTGCAAAAGCTCAGCCACAAaatcataacaataataataatcaaaagaaGAAAAACAAAAAACGCAAGATTGTTAATGGAGACAGTTCGCCAGCaaaaaaagttaagaatgaATAA